The segment ttattacttACCTCATGTGTGCTTCTGcaatccaataaaaaaaacacgattgattttgttcattatttatcgttcACTGTCTCTGATAAGACTCGTTACTGTTGAACGAGAATTTTTCGGTAGGAAACAGTGATCTCAGAAACAAACGTGTTGCGAATTGCTGAAATGCCGTCAATGGTTGATTCTCAGGACTCGATCACAGACTCTACATCAGTTATGTCTATGTTCATTGTTACACGGAATTTGCGCGTTATAACCTTTAAGACCCTTAAGCGCGTATCAGACAACGTattgaagattgaagattaaagattgaaatttgaccaattgaaacaaaagaaaCTAAAAGTTCTTTATTCTGATAcgtcaaatttcaatcttcaatctttaatctcaatcttTAATACGTCGTCTGATACGGGTTTTACAAAATGCAAGAGAATAGCgatagcaataaaattaatctataaacataacaataagaacaaaaaaatccacaTTTGTGAATGCATATATCGATGCAATGCGAATAGAAATACGGAACAGGTAATAGCGATGAAATTTTCGTCGAGAATTCTGTGTCTATCGCCTTATAGTCTGTGCTATTTCTGTCGCTATCGCTATTCTCTTGCATTGTGTTTCCCGTTTTAACGACAAAAAGTCGTCATTCTCGTTCATGACCGTTCATGTGTATTTTGTttgttctctctcttcttctcttcttattataattatataaatattaataacatataatgcGGAGGTATCATAATTacctcgaaaaaaaatttctaaaagtgCCAAGAACGAGTCAATACAGGAGAAATATAGAATGTGAATCAAGTGATGAAAGCAGTGATAACAGTGTCGAAGATGCTCAATGGCGAGTAAGTATTATAcagatttctaaaaatatttaaatggctATTCTTGTAgtgtagaatataaaaacattttgcatcataattatattattttattgctttcatTTAGGAATACTGTAATCGTCAATCATCCAGTGATAGCGACAATACAGATTCTGATAACACAAGTCAACATAATAGTATTTGCCTATCATTCTCCAATGAAGCATTGTTAGcaaatattagaaacaatgagcaacttacaattagttctGACTTATCATTGCATTTAGTACAAGACCAGCACATGGAACTCGTACAACATAATTATCATGAATCTTTATCAACACATGAAGATCCATTTATTGAGCAAAATAACGATCAACAATCATTGTCAGCATTAGAGCAAGTTAGTGTACAATACTTTATACTAAAGGTACGTTCCACTTGGCGATCGCAACGCTTGTggaatcattttatctttgtttttcatcgaaagttaaagaaagatagataatGTTCACGAGCGTTGCGATCACCAAGTGGAACTCAGcctacaaaattataaattcttataaaaaacgCACTTAGCATTCATTTATTAAcagatatttgcattttttaagtaGTATGCAGAGGCAgacatcaatatttaattgtatttctacaatttgtatttcaCACATTgtatttctatacttttttattttgaatctttataaatacttgatatgcataaaaaagatttttcagaaaagttttattcaatttaattagcttcacttttgtgtataaaagacattaaacaaaa is part of the Linepithema humile isolate Giens D197 chromosome 3, Lhum_UNIL_v1.0, whole genome shotgun sequence genome and harbors:
- the LOC136999087 gene encoding uncharacterized protein isoform X3, which translates into the protein MRRYHNYLEKKFLKVPRTSQYRRNIECESSDESSDNSVEDAQWREYCNRQSSSDSDNTDSDNTSQHNSICLSFSNEALLANIRNNEQLTISSDLSLHLVQDQHMELVQHNYHESLSTHEDPFIEQNNDQQSLSALEQMVDVSQISINDTNELYGLSDSENENFRDSWYYDAHEELFQCSDEDDSDNEDIHEEVNSEDINSENIGFSRLTEMMQNEDNNETINAQVVMEYYTKNLLTHCQYMINLILLQLQ